One Eubacteriales bacterium mix99 genomic window carries:
- a CDS encoding ABC transporter permease produces MRFDWSKPGKSKSFSSFTAALLAILMGLLFGLLVMAFASPTNALPGFFTVLTSGFQRIGDVLYFATPILMTGLAVGFAFKMGLFNIGASGQYTMGMFFALYAGFMWDMPKEIHWLVCILAGMAGGLLWGLIPGLFKALLNVNEVITSIMFNYIGMYLVDMLIRGNSVMYVSSKTRTAYLPGSAQIPSLGIPNSNANISVLIAVALAILLYIVLNKTIFGYELKATGFNQYASVYAGMNGKRNIITTMAIAGALAGMGGAFSILAPSTISGSSMTYEPINVIASNGFNGIAVALLGNSSPIGIIFSALFISHIQRGGTMASLYGYKPEIIDIVIAVIIYFSAFAMLMNTAIGRMFQKRRGKKAENSRAGRIPGTNSSGESVRKEEI; encoded by the coding sequence ATGCGATTTGATTGGAGCAAGCCAGGAAAAAGCAAAAGTTTCTCCTCCTTTACGGCTGCACTGCTGGCCATTCTCATGGGCCTTCTGTTCGGCCTCCTCGTTATGGCTTTCGCAAGCCCGACAAATGCCCTTCCGGGTTTTTTCACCGTATTGACCAGCGGCTTTCAACGAATCGGTGATGTGCTGTACTTTGCGACGCCTATTTTAATGACCGGTCTGGCAGTGGGCTTTGCTTTCAAAATGGGTCTGTTCAACATCGGCGCTTCCGGTCAGTATACCATGGGAATGTTCTTTGCCCTCTATGCGGGATTTATGTGGGACATGCCGAAAGAGATCCATTGGCTGGTCTGTATTCTGGCAGGTATGGCCGGCGGGCTGCTCTGGGGGCTGATTCCAGGGCTTTTCAAGGCCTTGCTCAATGTAAATGAGGTCATTACCTCCATCATGTTCAACTATATCGGCATGTACCTGGTGGACATGCTGATCCGGGGGAATTCCGTTATGTATGTTTCTTCGAAAACACGAACGGCTTATCTGCCTGGCTCCGCGCAGATTCCTTCCCTGGGCATCCCAAATTCCAATGCCAACATCTCGGTTCTCATCGCCGTTGCATTGGCCATACTTTTATATATTGTACTGAACAAAACCATTTTTGGCTATGAACTGAAGGCAACGGGCTTCAATCAATATGCCAGCGTTTACGCCGGCATGAATGGAAAGCGCAACATCATCACGACAATGGCCATTGCCGGAGCCCTGGCAGGAATGGGAGGAGCCTTTTCCATTCTGGCACCATCCACCATTTCGGGAAGCAGCATGACTTATGAGCCAATCAACGTGATTGCCTCCAACGGTTTCAACGGAATCGCCGTCGCCCTGCTTGGAAATTCCAGTCCCATCGGGATCATTTTTTCCGCCTTGTTTATTTCCCATATCCAGCGCGGCGGTACCATGGCAAGCCTGTATGGCTATAAGCCGGAGATCATTGATATTGTAATCGCCGTCATTATCTATTTTTCCGCCTTTGCCATGCTGATGAACACAGCCATCGGCAGAATGTTTCAAAAACGGCGGGGCAAGAAAGCGGAAAACAGCCGTGCCGGCAGGATCCCGGGTACAAATTCATCCGGTGAGTCGGTCCGGAAGGAGGAGATATAA
- a CDS encoding ABC transporter ATP-binding protein: MEDYIIEMLHITKRFPGIVANDDITLRLKKGEIHALLGENGAGKSTLMSVLFGLYQAEGGEIRKNGKAVRINSPNDANALGIGMVHQHFRLVEVFTVLENIILGVEPCKMGFLQKKEARERVLKLSGEYGLEVNPDAQIEKTTVGMQQRVEILKMLYRNNDILIFDEPTAVLTPQEINDLMEIMRKFARSGKSILFITHKLNEIMAVADRCTVLRMGKCVGTVEIPKTSREELSQMMVGRNVSSTVEKEAARPGSTVLSVNHVTAPSEVHRNNAVKNVSFEVRAGEIVCLAGIDGNGQTEFISALTGLGKLSSGTIRLCGRDITKANIRTRSRSGMSHIPEDRQKYGLVLDYTLEENLILQRYWETEFQHGGLIKKKPIRSYAEKLIAQYDIRSGQGPVAMMRSMSGGNQQKTIVAREMDKDHELLVAVQPTRGMDIGAVEYIHRQLVAERDAGKAILLVSYDLDEVMDLSDRILVMYEGEIVGDLNPKSVTVSELGLYMSGAKRNTAKEMDYAI, from the coding sequence ATGGAAGACTATATTATCGAAATGCTCCATATCACGAAGAGATTTCCCGGCATCGTTGCAAACGATGATATTACCCTCCGTCTGAAGAAAGGTGAAATTCATGCATTGCTGGGAGAGAACGGTGCCGGTAAATCCACCCTGATGAGTGTGCTGTTCGGGCTGTACCAGGCAGAAGGGGGAGAAATCCGGAAAAACGGAAAAGCCGTCCGGATCAACAGCCCCAATGATGCCAACGCCCTGGGCATTGGCATGGTACATCAGCACTTCAGGCTGGTGGAGGTCTTCACGGTCCTGGAGAACATCATTCTGGGAGTGGAGCCCTGCAAAATGGGCTTCCTGCAAAAAAAAGAAGCCAGGGAAAGGGTTTTGAAACTGAGCGGGGAATATGGATTGGAAGTGAATCCGGATGCACAGATTGAAAAAACAACAGTGGGCATGCAGCAAAGAGTGGAAATATTGAAGATGCTGTACCGAAACAATGATATTCTGATCTTTGACGAACCAACTGCCGTTCTGACTCCCCAGGAAATCAATGATCTCATGGAGATTATGCGGAAATTTGCCCGGTCCGGCAAATCCATTTTGTTCATCACCCATAAACTGAATGAAATCATGGCGGTAGCGGATCGCTGTACAGTACTGCGCATGGGAAAATGCGTCGGCACCGTGGAGATTCCAAAAACATCCAGGGAAGAGCTGTCTCAAATGATGGTTGGACGAAATGTCAGCTCCACGGTGGAAAAGGAAGCAGCCCGGCCCGGCAGCACGGTACTCTCTGTGAACCATGTTACCGCACCTTCCGAAGTTCACAGGAACAATGCGGTAAAGAACGTATCCTTCGAGGTTCGGGCCGGTGAAATTGTATGCCTTGCAGGGATCGACGGAAACGGACAGACAGAATTCATTTCTGCCCTGACCGGTTTGGGAAAGCTCAGCAGCGGCACCATCCGGCTCTGCGGAAGGGATATTACAAAAGCCAATATCCGCACCCGATCCCGGTCGGGAATGAGTCATATCCCGGAGGACCGGCAGAAATATGGTCTGGTGCTGGATTACACCCTGGAGGAAAATCTGATCCTGCAGCGTTACTGGGAGACAGAATTCCAGCATGGGGGCCTGATAAAAAAGAAGCCGATCCGTTCCTATGCCGAAAAATTGATCGCACAGTACGATATCCGAAGCGGACAGGGGCCGGTTGCCATGATGCGCAGCATGTCGGGAGGCAATCAGCAGAAGACAATCGTTGCCCGGGAAATGGACAAGGATCATGAGCTGCTGGTGGCAGTTCAGCCCACCCGGGGCATGGACATCGGCGCTGTTGAATATATCCACAGGCAACTGGTGGCAGAGCGGGATGCCGGAAAAGCAATTCTGCTGGTTTCCTATGACCTGGATGAGGTGATGGATTTAAGCGACCGCATTCTTGTCATGTACGAAGGAGAAATCGTCGGCGATCTGAATCCGAAGTCCGTTACCGTTTCAGAACTGGGCCTGTATATGTCAGGCGCCAAACGCAACACGGCAAAGGAGATGGATTATGCGATTTGA
- a CDS encoding BMP family ABC transporter substrate-binding protein — MKRTLALVLMSLLVFTLSTGCSSQTGGSGKSGKYEIALITDKGNIDDKSFNQGSWEGVTAFSEKNNVKAKYFKPEEASDAGYLAAIDLAVTGGAKVVVTPGYLFEVPIYEAQTKYPKVKFILLDGSPHDPDQNYETKSNVASVVYAEEQSGYLVGYAAVQDGYTSLGFVGGMPVPPVQAFGYGYLQGAEAATEDLGMKDGAVSVTYHYTGDFAETDTNKATAKTMYQEGTEVIFGCGGSVGKSVIAAASEANKKMIGVDVDQRYDSDMVITSAMKGLGSSVKQVLESIYKTDSWDDFGGKTTTFDATNDGVGLPTTVIGDKKADAFDRFNKFTEEDYEKVFATLKNGDVKPVRTIDVADADGYATAEELTSGLNLKKVTVEVR, encoded by the coding sequence GTGAAAAGAACACTGGCTCTTGTACTGATGTCTCTGCTTGTATTTACTCTCTCCACAGGCTGTTCCAGCCAAACCGGCGGTTCCGGAAAATCCGGAAAGTATGAAATTGCACTGATTACGGACAAAGGAAACATTGACGACAAATCTTTCAATCAGGGTTCCTGGGAAGGCGTAACCGCTTTTTCCGAAAAAAACAATGTCAAGGCAAAATATTTCAAACCCGAGGAAGCATCTGATGCCGGCTATCTGGCAGCCATCGACCTGGCAGTCACCGGCGGCGCCAAGGTGGTCGTAACGCCCGGCTACCTGTTTGAAGTGCCGATTTACGAAGCACAGACGAAATACCCCAAAGTGAAATTCATCCTTTTGGATGGTTCTCCCCACGATCCGGACCAGAATTACGAAACCAAATCCAATGTGGCCAGCGTTGTGTATGCAGAGGAACAATCCGGTTATCTGGTAGGATACGCTGCCGTCCAGGATGGTTATACCAGTCTTGGATTCGTCGGCGGAATGCCAGTGCCGCCTGTACAGGCTTTCGGATACGGATATCTGCAGGGGGCGGAAGCCGCAACAGAGGATCTGGGAATGAAGGACGGTGCCGTTTCCGTTACCTATCACTATACCGGCGATTTTGCGGAGACCGATACCAATAAAGCTACCGCAAAGACCATGTATCAGGAAGGAACGGAGGTCATCTTCGGCTGTGGCGGTTCCGTCGGCAAGAGCGTAATTGCGGCTGCCTCCGAAGCGAATAAAAAAATGATTGGTGTGGATGTGGATCAGAGGTATGACAGCGATATGGTCATCACGTCAGCCATGAAAGGTCTGGGCTCTTCCGTGAAGCAGGTGCTGGAGTCCATTTACAAGACGGACAGTTGGGATGATTTCGGCGGCAAAACCACAACCTTCGATGCAACCAATGACGGAGTGGGACTTCCCACGACGGTAATCGGGGACAAAAAAGCCGATGCTTTTGATCGGTTCAACAAGTTTACAGAGGAAGACTATGAAAAAGTGTTTGCAACCTTGAAGAACGGCGATGTGAAACCTGTCCGGACCATCGATGTTGCCGATGCCGACGGATATGCCACTGCGGAAGAACTGACCAGCGGCCTGAATCTGAAAAAAGTCACCGTGGAAGTAAGATAG
- a CDS encoding ISLre2 family transposase: protein MYSIQDFNEFARKTENKVREFLREGKDLAELTLGLQEDLFELGRNILVETLEGMDEQLRKSGVRKNNWEIVRKDETGILTTFGTIKYNRTYFKPKSGGKRKYLVDELVGLKPHDRVSADVVINVVEEAIDSSYRKGGERAGYMDEISKQAVMDKIHNLEISEHEHKVDKKRDVRILYVEADEDHVSLQGEDDKSKIAMPRLVYVHEGVDPEKSSQTRTRLKNVKYFGGMYDESEDLWLEVIEYIDKQYNMDFIETIYLSGDGASWIKAGLDWIPKSKFVLDNFHLKKYMITATAHLNDGDIYQELKDALDWPDKDMVKDVFKKILKRTVSKTKRKAVKDARRYILNNWHGIEIKADKDYELIGCSAEGHISHVFSSRLSSRPKGWSEKGVARMSKLIVYKKNGGRIYDLVMAQKLKEKENRKHELQDELIKEVRKSSESRYAGSWSSSPTVITMGKKTGLFNEMRSMAGIRY from the coding sequence ATGTACAGTATACAAGATTTTAACGAGTTTGCAAGAAAAACAGAAAATAAGGTAAGAGAATTTTTAAGGGAAGGTAAGGATCTGGCAGAACTGACTCTGGGGCTGCAGGAGGATCTGTTTGAACTTGGTCGGAATATACTGGTGGAGACTCTTGAGGGGATGGATGAACAGCTTCGAAAGTCCGGGGTCAGGAAAAACAATTGGGAGATTGTCAGGAAAGATGAGACAGGGATCTTAACGACCTTTGGAACGATCAAGTATAATAGAACGTATTTTAAGCCAAAGAGTGGTGGCAAAAGGAAATATCTCGTTGATGAGCTTGTTGGTCTTAAGCCACATGACAGAGTGAGTGCAGATGTGGTGATCAATGTGGTGGAAGAGGCCATAGACAGCAGCTACAGGAAAGGTGGAGAAAGAGCCGGATATATGGATGAAATAAGCAAGCAGGCTGTTATGGATAAAATACATAACCTTGAGATCAGCGAACATGAGCATAAGGTGGACAAGAAGAGGGATGTCAGGATACTGTATGTTGAAGCAGATGAAGATCATGTTTCCCTGCAGGGAGAAGACGATAAAAGCAAGATAGCTATGCCCAGGCTGGTTTATGTTCATGAAGGCGTAGATCCCGAAAAAAGCAGCCAAACAAGGACCAGGCTTAAAAACGTTAAATATTTTGGCGGCATGTATGATGAGAGTGAGGATCTGTGGCTGGAGGTCATAGAATATATAGACAAGCAGTACAACATGGATTTCATTGAAACCATATACCTTTCCGGGGATGGGGCATCATGGATTAAGGCCGGGCTTGACTGGATTCCCAAAAGCAAGTTTGTGCTGGACAATTTTCATCTTAAGAAATATATGATAACTGCGACTGCACACTTAAACGATGGAGACATCTATCAGGAGTTGAAGGATGCATTGGATTGGCCGGACAAGGACATGGTCAAGGATGTTTTCAAGAAGATCCTCAAACGAACGGTTTCCAAAACGAAGAGGAAGGCAGTTAAGGATGCCAGACGGTACATATTGAATAACTGGCATGGAATAGAAATAAAGGCTGATAAGGACTATGAACTGATAGGATGCAGTGCCGAAGGTCATATAAGCCATGTGTTTTCAAGCAGGCTAAGCAGCAGGCCTAAGGGATGGTCTGAAAAAGGTGTTGCCAGGATGTCCAAACTTATCGTATATAAGAAAAATGGCGGCAGGATCTATGACCTGGTTATGGCACAGAAGCTTAAGGAGAAGGAGAACAGGAAACATGAATTGCAGGATGAATTAATCAAGGAAGTAAGGAAATCATCAGAAAGCAGATATGCTGGTTCATGGAGTAGCAGCCCAACTGTAATTACCATGGGGAAAAAGACAGGGCTGTTTAATGAGATGAGGAGTATGGCCGGAATACGCTATTAG
- the deoC gene encoding deoxyribose-phosphate aldolase, whose protein sequence is MNEQTILSAVDHTLLSVSATWEEVRMLCDEGMQYGVASVCIPPAYVKAASEYVDGKIPICTVIGFPNGYATTAVKCFEASDAVHNGAEEIDMVIHVGCLKDKKYDSLLKEIKAVKMACEGKILKVIIEACLLDDQEKIKMCEIVSKSGADYIKTSTGFSIGGATKEDVALFARHVNPHVKIKAAGGISSLKDAEDFLRLGASRLGTSRIVKIIKARDFAEHSAVSVKLP, encoded by the coding sequence ATGAACGAACAAACAATTCTGTCGGCAGTGGATCACACTTTGCTTTCGGTCTCTGCCACCTGGGAAGAAGTCCGTATGCTCTGCGACGAAGGGATGCAATATGGCGTCGCTTCGGTCTGTATTCCTCCGGCTTATGTAAAGGCCGCTTCTGAATATGTGGATGGCAAAATCCCCATCTGTACCGTCATCGGATTTCCAAACGGTTATGCGACCACCGCTGTAAAATGTTTTGAAGCTTCCGACGCCGTGCACAACGGAGCGGAGGAGATTGACATGGTGATTCATGTCGGATGCCTGAAAGACAAAAAATACGATTCCCTGCTGAAGGAAATCAAGGCAGTGAAAATGGCCTGTGAAGGGAAAATCCTCAAAGTCATCATCGAAGCCTGTCTGCTGGACGACCAGGAAAAAATAAAAATGTGTGAAATCGTATCCAAATCCGGCGCGGATTATATCAAAACCTCCACCGGCTTCTCTATCGGCGGAGCGACAAAGGAAGATGTCGCCCTGTTTGCAAGGCATGTAAACCCTCACGTAAAAATCAAGGCAGCCGGAGGCATCTCTTCCCTGAAGGACGCAGAGGACTTTTTGAGACTGGGAGCCTCCAGGCTGGGTACCAGCCGAATCGTTAAAATCATCAAGGCAAGGGATTTCGCAGAACACTCTGCGGTTAGCGTAAAGTTACCGTAG
- a CDS encoding SprT-like domain-containing protein, translating to METQPDLQNMQDIMKKSYSPKEIKIRRKKVSSFLLTESEQIKDSSICAISNTDLRLLFDLYDRIFLKNWFAGNYRGEIAFSFSRRMTKSAGKTFYRRSSDPVRPENLKIEIRLGTDFFFQYNAIEGSKTVCGIRTDSALEALQLVFEHELCHAMEFILFGESSCSRQRFQVLANHLFGHTESYHRLPTQRQIADRKFGLQIGDAVSFADGKKELSGVIYNINKRATVLVQDPEGGLIDRHGNRYTKYYVPLPLLKR from the coding sequence ATGGAAACACAGCCGGATTTGCAGAATATGCAGGATATAATGAAGAAATCGTATTCGCCCAAAGAAATCAAAATCAGAAGGAAAAAGGTATCCTCCTTTCTTTTGACCGAATCGGAGCAAATAAAGGATTCATCCATATGCGCCATTTCCAATACGGATCTGCGTCTTTTATTTGATTTATACGATCGAATTTTTCTGAAGAATTGGTTTGCGGGGAACTACAGGGGAGAAATTGCATTTTCCTTTTCCCGCCGGATGACCAAAAGCGCCGGCAAGACATTTTACCGGAGAAGTTCCGATCCGGTCCGGCCGGAGAACCTGAAGATCGAAATCCGCTTAGGCACTGATTTTTTCTTTCAGTATAATGCGATTGAAGGCAGCAAGACGGTCTGCGGAATCCGCACAGATTCTGCTCTGGAAGCACTGCAGCTTGTTTTTGAGCATGAATTATGCCATGCCATGGAGTTTATCCTGTTCGGGGAATCCAGCTGCAGCAGACAAAGATTCCAGGTATTGGCCAATCATCTGTTTGGCCATACGGAAAGTTATCACAGACTGCCAACCCAAAGGCAGATTGCCGACCGGAAGTTCGGGCTGCAGATAGGGGATGCCGTATCTTTTGCTGACGGGAAAAAGGAGCTGTCGGGGGTCATTTACAACATCAATAAAAGAGCGACTGTTCTGGTGCAGGATCCGGAGGGAGGCTTGATCGACCGGCATGGGAACCGTTATACGAAATATTATGTTCCGCTGCCACTTTTGAAGCGCTGA
- a CDS encoding ABC transporter substrate-binding protein, producing the protein MKKAGRIVSFLLSAMMILMVVGCRAQDGANTGNATGQKSSVNAENTTGSKPSESPGNTPGKKSSENGKKRKLKIGIIQYTEHVSLDTAREGFLDALEDNGYRDGSNITVDFQNAQGDPSNLSTISDQLVSTKADLILAIATPAAQSIAGKTTEIPVLATAVTDFADARLADSNKVPGGNVSGTSDRNPVRKQIDLLLKLAPDTKTIGVIYASNEDNSILQASLAKKAVKKLGLKYVETTVSNTNDVQQATQSIADQCDAIYIPTDNVLASAMPTVHGVTARTKTPVVCGESGMVKNGGLATLGINYHDLGYQTGEMAVRILKGEAEPASLPIESAKDLDFFINGKVAKEVGVKIPEDLQKYVK; encoded by the coding sequence ATGAAAAAGGCAGGGAGAATCGTATCCTTTCTGTTATCAGCAATGATGATTCTGATGGTTGTGGGCTGTCGTGCCCAGGACGGCGCAAATACCGGAAACGCAACAGGGCAGAAATCATCTGTGAATGCGGAAAATACGACAGGATCAAAGCCGTCTGAAAGTCCGGGAAATACACCAGGCAAAAAATCATCTGAAAACGGAAAAAAGAGAAAGCTGAAAATCGGCATCATTCAATATACGGAGCACGTCTCTTTGGATACAGCCCGGGAAGGTTTTCTGGATGCTCTGGAAGACAACGGGTATCGGGATGGCAGCAATATTACCGTTGACTTCCAGAATGCGCAGGGAGATCCTTCCAATCTGTCCACGATCAGCGATCAGCTTGTCAGTACCAAGGCAGACCTGATTCTGGCGATTGCCACACCTGCTGCACAGTCCATTGCCGGCAAGACCACGGAGATTCCTGTTCTCGCCACTGCGGTTACAGATTTTGCAGACGCAAGGCTGGCAGACTCCAATAAAGTACCCGGTGGAAACGTCAGCGGAACATCGGATAGGAACCCGGTCCGAAAGCAGATCGATCTGTTGCTGAAACTGGCGCCGGATACCAAAACCATTGGTGTGATCTATGCGTCCAATGAGGATAACTCCATACTGCAGGCATCCCTGGCCAAAAAGGCGGTGAAAAAACTCGGCCTGAAATATGTGGAAACCACTGTTTCCAATACCAATGACGTACAGCAGGCAACCCAGTCCATTGCAGATCAATGTGATGCAATCTATATTCCGACGGACAATGTCCTGGCTTCTGCCATGCCGACGGTTCATGGTGTGACTGCCCGGACCAAAACCCCGGTGGTCTGCGGGGAATCCGGAATGGTAAAAAACGGTGGACTGGCAACTCTGGGAATCAATTATCATGATCTTGGATATCAGACCGGGGAAATGGCCGTCCGGATCCTGAAAGGGGAGGCGGAGCCGGCCAGTCTGCCGATTGAATCCGCCAAAGATCTGGATTTTTTCATCAATGGCAAAGTGGCGAAGGAAGTCGGTGTGAAGATTCCGGAAGATCTTCAGAAATACGTAAAGTAA
- a CDS encoding ABC transporter permease, whose amino-acid sequence MTIGVFISYRILDIADLTVEGSIAMGAAIAARVIAAGGNPYIATLLALLGGMAAGLCTGLLQTRLKIPALLSGILVMIALWSVNLRIMGKSNISLLRMETIYTAFENMGLNGTASITVLGLLCVFLLISVLYWFFGTEVGSAIRATGSNPHMARAQGINTDTMTCLGLLISNGLVAASGALIAQSQSYADVQMGTGAIVIGLASVIIGEVLFRGKNFYTRLISLVLGAVTYRMIIALVLKLGMPANDLKLFTAVTVAVALSLPALLQRFRQNQKSHGRVE is encoded by the coding sequence ATGACCATTGGGGTGTTTATCTCTTACCGGATCCTGGATATTGCGGATCTGACGGTGGAGGGAAGCATCGCCATGGGCGCCGCCATAGCGGCCCGTGTAATAGCAGCAGGGGGGAATCCCTATATTGCAACATTGCTTGCTTTGTTGGGTGGGATGGCAGCCGGCCTCTGTACCGGACTTTTGCAGACGCGTCTGAAGATACCTGCACTTTTGTCAGGCATTCTGGTCATGATTGCCTTATGGTCCGTCAACCTCCGTATCATGGGCAAGTCAAATATTTCCCTGCTGCGGATGGAGACGATATACACGGCATTTGAAAACATGGGCTTGAATGGGACGGCTTCCATTACCGTACTGGGGCTGCTGTGTGTTTTCCTGTTGATCAGCGTCCTGTATTGGTTTTTTGGAACAGAGGTCGGCTCCGCGATCCGTGCGACGGGCAGCAATCCCCACATGGCAAGAGCACAGGGAATTAATACGGATACCATGACCTGCCTGGGTCTGCTGATCAGCAACGGACTGGTGGCAGCCAGCGGAGCATTGATTGCGCAAAGCCAGAGTTATGCGGATGTACAGATGGGAACCGGTGCTATTGTGATCGGACTGGCTTCGGTGATTATCGGGGAGGTATTGTTTCGTGGGAAAAATTTTTATACCCGCCTGATTTCCCTGGTGCTGGGAGCGGTAACCTATCGGATGATCATTGCCCTGGTGTTGAAGCTGGGTATGCCGGCCAATGATCTGAAGCTGTTTACCGCTGTCACAGTAGCGGTTGCGCTGTCGCTTCCGGCTTTACTGCAGCGCTTTCGTCAGAACCAGAAATCACATGGGAGGGTGGAGTAA
- a CDS encoding ABC transporter ATP-binding protein, which produces MLSVEGICKTFNPGTINEKVALRNVSAELPEGDFVTLIGGNGAGKSTFLNAVAGVYGVDQGSIRIDGKDVTRLPEYKRAAVLGRVFQDPMMGTAANMEIGENLALASRRGEHRGLKWGIRRRERETYRQLLRELELGLEDRMTVKVGLLSGGQRQALALLMATLKKPKVLLLDEHTAALDPKTAEKVLEISDRLISAHHLTTLMVTHNMRDAIKHGNRLIMMHEGQIVLDIKGAEKKNLTVEDLLERFGRVSGEEFANDRALLS; this is translated from the coding sequence ATGCTGTCTGTTGAAGGAATCTGCAAGACATTCAACCCTGGGACGATCAATGAGAAGGTCGCCTTGCGGAACGTCAGCGCCGAATTGCCGGAAGGGGACTTTGTCACCCTGATCGGCGGCAACGGGGCGGGAAAATCCACTTTTTTGAATGCCGTGGCCGGTGTGTATGGTGTGGATCAGGGGTCCATCCGGATAGACGGGAAGGATGTGACCCGGCTTCCCGAATACAAACGGGCAGCTGTCCTGGGACGGGTATTTCAGGATCCCATGATGGGGACAGCGGCGAATATGGAAATCGGGGAGAATCTGGCCCTTGCTTCCCGGCGCGGGGAGCATCGGGGACTGAAATGGGGCATCCGCCGCAGGGAACGGGAGACCTATCGGCAGCTGCTCCGGGAACTGGAGCTGGGACTGGAGGACCGGATGACGGTTAAGGTTGGCCTGTTGTCCGGCGGACAGCGGCAGGCACTGGCACTGCTGATGGCTACGCTGAAAAAGCCGAAAGTACTGCTGCTGGATGAGCATACTGCGGCACTGGATCCCAAAACGGCGGAAAAGGTGCTGGAAATCAGTGACCGTCTGATCTCTGCCCACCATCTGACGACGTTGATGGTCACCCACAATATGAGGGATGCCATCAAACATGGCAATCGTCTGATTATGATGCATGAAGGGCAGATCGTCCTGGATATTAAAGGGGCAGAAAAGAAGAATCTCACCGTTGAGGATCTCCTGGAACGTTTTGGGAGGGTCAGCGGGGAAGAATTTGCCAATGACCGCGCCCTGCTTTCCTAA
- a CDS encoding pyridoxamine kinase has protein sequence MKKQKKVQKRVLAIHDISCVGKCSLTVALPIISAAGIEVSVIPTAVLSTHTGGFTGYTFRDLTDDILPIVSHWESLNLQFDAIYTGYLGSFRQLDIMSEVFQRLGADGAMKLVDPVMGDNGVRYPAFSDTFPAGMRKLCGKADTIVPNITEAAMLLDEPYQEGPYTQDYVEHLLKGLGEIGPKQIVLTGVYFDDRQLGAAVYDRATGEIDYEFADRIEGYYHGTGDVFGSALVAALMRNCELKKSASVAVDFTVRSILRTKKAGTDIRFGVDFESGLAGLAQQLGKAGTDPAGDPGGNKEQEYGK, from the coding sequence ATGAAAAAACAAAAGAAAGTACAAAAAAGAGTTTTGGCGATACACGACATCTCCTGTGTTGGGAAATGCTCCCTCACGGTTGCCCTGCCCATTATTTCGGCGGCCGGCATTGAAGTCAGCGTGATTCCCACTGCAGTGCTGTCAACCCATACCGGCGGGTTCACCGGCTATACCTTCCGCGATCTGACGGATGATATCCTTCCCATTGTCAGTCACTGGGAGTCCCTGAACCTGCAGTTTGATGCCATTTATACCGGCTATCTGGGTTCCTTCCGACAGCTGGATATCATGTCTGAGGTATTTCAGCGGCTGGGAGCGGATGGAGCGATGAAGCTGGTGGATCCTGTCATGGGAGACAATGGAGTACGGTATCCGGCCTTTTCGGACACCTTTCCTGCAGGAATGCGAAAGCTTTGCGGAAAGGCAGATACGATTGTTCCGAATATTACGGAAGCCGCCATGTTGCTGGATGAGCCCTATCAGGAGGGACCCTATACCCAGGATTATGTGGAGCATCTGCTGAAAGGTCTGGGGGAAATTGGGCCGAAGCAGATTGTGCTGACCGGTGTGTATTTTGATGACCGGCAGCTGGGCGCAGCAGTCTATGACCGGGCCACCGGGGAAATCGATTATGAGTTTGCGGATCGGATCGAAGGGTATTATCACGGCACCGGGGATGTTTTCGGCAGTGCCCTGGTTGCTGCTTTGATGCGCAACTGCGAATTGAAAAAATCGGCTTCCGTTGCAGTGGACTTTACGGTCCGGAGCATCCTGCGTACAAAGAAAGCCGGGACCGATATCCGTTTCGGGGTGGACTTTGAATCCGGCCTTGCTGGGCTGGCACAGCAGCTTGGCAAGGCGGGAACCGATCCGGCGGGAGATCCGGGGGGAAACAAAGAGCAGGAATATGGGAAGTGA